The window CGTTGTACATTACGGCGGGCAAAAGTTTGTATCGGATCAAGTTAGGTAAGGAAGGCTATCATCTCCCTCCCAGTAAGTAAAGATCCTGTTCTTTTAAAAAGGCCAGAGATTTTTTCTCTGGCCTTTTCTGTTTTAGGCATTCAAAACAACCCAGAATCTTTCAGAAGTAAAATCATAATTTATCTTTCTATTCTACCCATTTTCCCCAATCATATTCTTTCACTGGGAAAGGATCGGTCAACCCATTCCAGAATTCCTGTTGGAACCAGGCCAGAGTCTATGCGACTTCTTGCCTATTTGCCCTGAGCCAGTCAAGGAGTGAACCTCAACGGATGATCCTGGTAAACCGACGCAGAGGAAAAGAATCCTTCTCTGACCATGAGATTAAAAAATCCAGTAGATAACCAAAAGGTAAGCCCCCAAAGAAAGGAAGGTTGCAAGGCTTAAAGCCGCATATCTACAAAATTTTTCTGAAACCTTCAAACGACTAAGAATCGCAATGGTCGTTTTTGTAAATAAAAAGCCCGTTATATAGGCGATAGGGGATAGCCAGGAAAAGAAGAGAAGAAGTAAAGCCCATTTCCCTCCCATGAGGAGATATTGGAAAATCATACAAGGGGTTCCTCCAAAAGGAAAAGATAGTCCTCGACTTCATAGAATCGAGGACTATCTCCACTCATCAGGAATGACGGAGGTGCCTCATGAGTGGAACTTAATCTTTAACTTAGTAATACGATTATAAAATTAGTATTACTTTTAGTGAATATATTTTAAAATAAATATCACATCTGGGTACTTGTCAATAAAATAAAGGAAAATTTTTAGAGGAGACAAAACCTATGCCTGCAGATATTCTCACCAGTGGCACCCTGAACTCTGTACTCACGGGCAAATAGGCCAGGACACTTTTGGACCTGGCTTCTATGCCGGGTAAAATGATCTTTCTTTTTTGAAATCTACCTGCTTCGATGCCTCCTAAAGGCTTAAAACATAAGAGATTTATAAAAAAAGCAAATATCCATCACTATTTTTCTTGACAAAGATTCTTATAGTAATACTAATTTGAATATTGTATCATAACTCAAATCCATAATAATGAAGTATACTGGTTTATTACCAAATGAAAAAATAATCGTAATACTACTTACACAGGGGAACCGAACCGAGGTGGAGTAAATCTATCCTTGCTATAAAGGGGAGGAGGTATGACGAGAATTAGAGTCAGAAAAATTTTTTTTGCTCTGCTTACAGGAGTATTTGTCGGTAGTCTGGGTATTACGCCTGAAGTTTTTGCCCATACAAAGGGTATCAGTTTAAGTCGATATGGTCTGGTAGATATCTCCTGGACCGGTAACATTGCCTATGTGAACTTTAGTGATTACGAGGAGGGGTTTAACCCTTTCAAGATTGGGGATCGGCATGAACGGGGATTGAATTTAACCAGTTTTGATCTATCTTTAAGTCAGGATGTCTATCAATATAATGCCAAGTGGGCTCTATTTCTGGCCTTTGAGCGAGATTCTGCTGGAATTGAAGAGGCCTTCATTCTCTTTCATAAATTACCTGCTTACCTCCAGTTTAAAATCGGAAATTTTCGAGCTAACTTTGGTAAGATCAACCAGTACCATGATCACGAATGGATTTTTGCAGACCCTCCTCTGATTACTACTTTTCTATTAGGTGTGGATGGAATTCATAACATTGGGGCTGAGCTTGACTTTCAACCCCCTACACCGATTTTTACCGAGTTTTCCATTGACATTATGCGAGGGCCCTTCGATTTTTTCACCTTCGAGCCGGATACAGATCCCATTTTCGGAGGAGGTAGTTTTGATGATTACATTATCTTGAGCCGGGCAACAACCTTTTTTGATTTGACCGAACACAGTAACCTCGAAATAGGAGCTTCTCTGGGAGGAGGTCGAAATAAAGAAGGCACCAATGATCAGACGATTATCTATGGATTTGACTGGACTTATCAGTACAAACCCCGGGCTTTTAGCCCTTATTTACGATGGACTACCGAGTTTTACTGGGCAAACCGGGAAAATCCTAGAATATTCCGATTTGATCGAACCCGACCCACAGAATGTACATCGGATCCCATCCTTTGTAGCTTCATCTTTGAGGGAAACGATACAGTGGGCGGAATGTATACCGAAATCAATTATCGGTTCTCTTACCTCTTTGACGTCAACTTCCGGTTTGATTATGTGGGCATCCCCCAGGGAGAAGAAGATCGTCAGCAACGGTTCACCGTGGGCTTACGCCATTTCTTCAATCCGGTTAGCCGAGTGAATTTCCAGTATGAATACAACGCCGAATCCGGACAAGATAAGGCTTATTCTACCTTTATCGTTCAATTCAACATTGGAGGTGGAACGGTTACACCCGGATTGGGTAAATTTTATAATCTTTTCTAGAGAGGATAGCCAGAAAATAGGAATCCTGCCCCTTAAGAGGTATTAACGGGAAACAGGTTATGTAGAATAGAACGTGAGACACTAACTATCAGGTATTTTGCATTTTACGTTCTATACCTTAAAGGTAAGGAGTTAAAGGATATGCGAGGTTTAAGAATCATTCTATTAGGAATCGTTCTTCTTCTAAGCTTGAAAAGTGCTCTTTTCGTCGAGGCAAAAGAAGGACTTCGTATTGTAAGCAGCTTTGCCCACGACGCCTCTATTATTAAAGCCATTGGAGGGGATAAAGTTATCGTAAATAGTTTGTCCCGTGGTATCCAGGATCCTCATTATATTCAACCTAAACCGACTTATGCAGCTCTTTTGAACCGGGCCGATATTCTGGCCGTCAACGGACAGTTGCTGGAGGTAGCCTGGCTCCCCACTGCCTTGAGTAGCTGCCGGAATGTAAAGATCCTGGAAGGTCATGAAGGATATCTCAAGCTCTCAGAGGGAGTGGATACCATTCCCTATGCACCTGAAGATCTTTACGACACACCCTTTTTTCATTTAAATCTGGTTGTAGGGGTAGGGGAGAATCGAATCGGTAACCATCATTATTATATCGACCCCGGTAATGGCCTTATCATCGCTCAAAATGTTTACCGAAAGTTA is drawn from Candidatus Limnocylindrales bacterium and contains these coding sequences:
- a CDS encoding metal ABC transporter substrate-binding protein, which codes for MRGLRIILLGIVLLLSLKSALFVEAKEGLRIVSSFAHDASIIKAIGGDKVIVNSLSRGIQDPHYIQPKPTYAALLNRADILAVNGQLLEVAWLPTALSSCRNVKILEGHEGYLKLSEGVDTIPYAPEDLYDTPFFHLNLVVGVGENRIGNHHYYIDPGNGLIIAQNVYRKLAEMDPGNEPYYKANYEAFISKLKEKIAGWDAAMEPYKGVQLVTYHRTFNYLARRHGFTIFAYIEPRETVPPNAAYMASLVQRMKSNNIKLVLVEHYQNKKLAQEVANQSGATLVTLATSVDEELGISDYIQMLDKIYEELTKALKVLNKS